Within Candidatus Rokuibacteriota bacterium, the genomic segment CATCACCGGCGCGGCCTTTCGGCCGTTCGGCAGCCTCGGGAAAGGGCTCTACTTCCTGTACGAAGGCGGGCTTTACCTCCCCCGCCTCACCATCGTCGGCATCGACTTCTCCCCCGACGAGTTCATCCCCGCCCTCTATTACGTGATCCTGGCCGCGTTCCTCCTCTCCACGTGGACGTTATGGCGGATCAGCCGCTCGCCGTTCGGGATGGCCCTGCGGGCGATCCGGGACAATGAGACTCGGGCCGCACTGGTCGGTCTCCCCCTCCGCCGGTATCGGTGGTACGCGTTCATTATCTCGGGGGTCTTCGTGGGTCTCGCCGGCGGCCTCTGGGGCCAGCTCGACCGGCAGATCACGCCCGAACAGCTCAACTGGCTCTTCTCGGCTCGGCTGGTCCTGGCGACCGTGCTCGGGGGGACCCGCCACTTCGCCGGCCCCGTCGTCGGGGCGTTCGCCTTCGTGACCCTCCACGACATCGCCCTGCGGTGGACCGAGCACCGCGAAGTGGTGCTCGGTCTCCTGCTCATCGCGGTCGTCTTCGCCTTCCCGGCGGGCCTGGCCGGCAGCGCCTCCCACCTCCTCGACAGAGCAAGGCGCCTTCGAAGGGCGGGGAGCCGGTGAGGCGAATCGTCGGGATGAGGGATTTGCGGGGCTACGGCCGTGACGGCCTGCCGGCGCAGCGCTCGACTTCTGCAAGTTTACCCGCGGAGCGTCTTCATGACCTCCGCGTTCTCGAGGGCGCTCCGCGGGTCCCCCTCGAAGATGAGCTCACCCCGGTCGATGGCGTAGAGGCGGTCGGCGATGCGGGTGGCCGTCCTGAGGTTGGACTCGGCGATGAACAACGGGATCCCCATGGCCTTGATCGCCTTCACCGCCTCGATGAACCGGTTCACCACCACGGGGGCCAGCCCCTCGAACGGCTCGTCCAGCAGCAGGATCGACGGCGAGAGGCTCATGGCCCGCGCGATGGAGACCATCTTCTTCTGCCCCCCGGAGAGATTCAGGCCGAGCCGCTGCGTGACCGCCCGGACCTCGGGGAAGATCGCCAAGATTCGCTCGCGGATCTCGGCGTCGGACGAGGACGTCCCGGGCCTGCGGACGCTCCCGGCCAACCACTGGCTGATCTGGAAGTTCTCCTCGACCGTCAGATCCGGAAAGATCCCCGCATCCTCCGGGGCGTAGCCGATGCCGAGGCGCGCCCGCTCGTACGGGGGCAGCCGAGTGATGTCCTGCCCCTGGTAGGTGATCCTCCCCGACCAGACGGGCAG encodes:
- a CDS encoding branched-chain amino acid ABC transporter permease, which codes for MVALAPAGVALLLMPLLLPPWYLIELCYALLYAIACLGLNLLFGTTGLLSLGHAAYFGAAAYTGGFLYYFGPVGSLEAFLLAGVVGSAALAAVLGFLCVRAVRIQFTILTLAFTQMVHALFITGAAFRPFGSLGKGLYFLYEGGLYLPRLTIVGIDFSPDEFIPALYYVILAAFLLSTWTLWRISRSPFGMALRAIRDNETRAALVGLPLRRYRWYAFIISGVFVGLAGGLWGQLDRQITPEQLNWLFSARLVLATVLGGTRHFAGPVVGAFAFVTLHDIALRWTEHREVVLGLLLIAVVFAFPAGLAGSASHLLDRARRLRRAGSR
- a CDS encoding ABC transporter ATP-binding protein, yielding MLQLEQVHTYRAAAHILQGISLAVNFGEVVCLVGRNGAGKTTTIESIMGLLPVWSGRITYQGQDITRLPPYERARLGIGYAPEDAGIFPDLTVEENFQISQWLAGSVRRPGTSSSDAEIRERILAIFPEVRAVTQRLGLNLSGGQKKMVSIARAMSLSPSILLLDEPFEGLAPVVVNRFIEAVKAIKAMGIPLFIAESNLRTATRIADRLYAIDRGELIFEGDPRSALENAEVMKTLRG